Part of the Penicillium digitatum chromosome 4, complete sequence genome is shown below.
TCGTGCCGGCATTCGATATGATTCGGCCAAGTTGTGCGTGAGATATTGGTTAAACATGGAAACCGGCCACGTTAGAGCTATGTCAAGAAGTTGTATGATGGACACTGGCGAGGGATCTGTCTGGAGTAGCTCCCTTCTATCTGATGATGTGGGATGTTGCCCCTTGGTCAAGTCCGCACCATGTGATCTAGCTAACAGAAGCAAGGACTAGgactttttcctttttgtgTTCAAGACCGTGcatgtgttttttttaaacattAGGATAGCCACAGATACCCAGATGGTCTTTCGATTTCTATGCATGCTGGTTAGAGCTGCATGCAGGCGCAGACTTCCAAGATGACGACAGGCACCAAATTATTACGCCCTCACCGAAGACCTCCAGGGCCTCATACGACAGCATCTGATTTTGCTCTGTCCCTCGAAACTGTATACTCAAACACATCCCCTGTTTGTTCACTTTCACATGCGTTAAGGTAAAATAAAGTAGAAAAGCACCGTGTGATTGCATGCAATACCAGCCACTATCAAACCTCCTTATAGAGGGCCGGCAGGCGCATGATCACCCTATTTTTGGACATGCCAAGTTGAGCACAGGGCTGTGCCGCTCGATCTtgcatatgttgtatgcatAGGTAGTCTCAACAGGAAGGCAGCAGAATACCATCTAGTCAGCCTAGTGATCTCTCATCACGTTAGGTGCTCGATTATTCTTAGAAAGAGCTGTTGTGACATGATCGAGGGTCACAGCGTCAGACCAAGCATGCCACGAGGCTTATTAAATCGTATGTCGTATGTCGTATCTTGTTCATTGTACTCCATGCAGCGCCCAGCGCCCCGTGCATTTCGTGTATTGGTCCTATAATTCAATACAACACCAATATGGTGGATGTGCAGCGGTTTGAACCCCGGGCCCCGGGTTAGACCTACCAAGCTGAGTCACGGCCATCGCCTAGTAACTGTCGGGAAAGTTTGATGCATACCTTGACAACCAATACACCTAGATGGAGGGCAGGGTAGATAGCCACAGAGTAAAAACTCTGGACTTACGTTAGGCGCGCAATATGAGTAATATCCGAGTTGTACTAGAGGAGTAACTCTTCGCCCGTTTTACGCGCCCACATCCCGCTTTAAGTGTAGCCCGGCAGGCGATCTGCGATCTGCTTGTACTCTGCACACAGCGGGTATTTGAAGGTCTATGTGGGTTTAATCGGATGGTTTGAATTGATGAAGGCAACTTGAAACATACAtgcggagtacggagtacatctaGTACATCTAGTACATCTAGTACATCTAGTACATCTAGTACATCTAGTACATCTAGTACATCTAGTACATCTCTCACAGGCTATGCTAGTACATGTCATGGAGACGTATGTTCAAATAAAAGTTAGGTCAATAATAACCACGTCACATCCGATACTCTTAGAATAGAACCCCGGAGAAGCCTGCAGCGCCGATCCCGATGGTATACACGAGCGATAGGCAAATAGGCACCCGAGATAAAAAGTGTTGAATCGAGATACAACGTGGCGAACCATGGGTTATTGGTGGACTTGCCTGAGTGGATAATTAGTTCTGGCGTACCACAGCCAGGGGGTTTCTAGTGAGTTCCCATGGGAATAGATTATACCATGAATTGTACACTTTTTGTAAAGTTGATAGAATTTTTGTCAGAATCATTGGTTGAAATTGTCCTAGATCGAacttctccatctccattccAGACACATTTTATTCACAAGTAAATCCCATCTGCCATGTGCACATCCGATCAATGAGGCCAGAAACGAGGGGCAACGGAGACCTCTGACCGTACCGTGCACGCCTCCGTGTGGCACAGAGTGGCGGttcatgtacggagtagcaaATCGGTGCCGATTCCTCCTTCTTGCTGAAATACCCTTGGCTACGTCTATGGTGGTTCTTTGTTTTTACGCGTGGGATTGAATTCTTCGAGATGAGACGTTGTCCCTGATAATGTCATCACTACTTTGTAGAGATGTGTGCAGTCCACGCCACAACCATGGCGGTAGCGAAAATACATGTACGACATCCTCCGTACATTATTGTGTAACGAATTCACTCTAGATACAGTACCGAAGAtggactccgtactccgtgctccgtcGGAGGACGGAGCACAACCAGAAATCATAATTGCGGTCTAACCTTGGATCCATAAAAGCAACTACGGAGCACATCCTCCGTAGTGGTAACCGACCTAGGTAAGACACTTCGGGACTAACGCAAGCTGCTAGCCTCAGGTCCAGAAAGGTACGGTGGAGTCCATCCCTAAATTGGACTAGTTTAATACACCTTTCTCACGTTGGAGGGTTTTCCCCACGGCGCTAGATTTACCATACGATGACGAGTCCTTGCGCCCAACTTAGATTGGTCTAGTACATCCCTACTGTTGAgatttactccgtacatggaTACTAGTTCGTGTACCCATCTATGCCGTTCCCAGTATATCAGATTGATCTTGATTCAGGCTCTGACCAAAGGGATCTTGAATTTCAAGCTCTAGTCCAGCACGTTCATCCAGACAAGATTGgattttccaaaaaaaaaaatgaaaaaaaaaatgaacaaaagaaaaCGTTAAACCAAAATTCCCCTTGCCCCACTACCAGCCCACCAATCAAAACACGACCAAGCCGCTTTATCTTAGAACAGCCACCCCTCTCTCTGCTCAGCCTCCGTAAATGTGCTCCTTCCCAAGGTTGTGGTATCGTATTACTTCCCCTTCGTCACCTTCCCTCTTTTTTTGCCTCAGGACGTTCCTCTTTTTCCAAAGGTCTCTCCTTTCCTTCTTTTAGCTTAAGTCTCCCCACTCCTGTCACTCCTTATTATCGTGAACTAGTCTCCCCTTTTCTTAAATACTCGTCTCCCCTTCCTTTATCGATATTATCAGACACCAGATTCTTATCATCGTTGCATTTCCGTACTTTGACTACCTCTTGACGGCCTGAGGGTCTGTGCAAACTCTCTTAAAACGACTTTAACGACTGACAAGAAAACGAACCGTTGGGACTCAATTGATTATCACGCTGCTTCTGATTGATTGTAAACCTTGGTGTCGGTCGCCTTCATCATGCGGCGCGGTctcgtgatcttcctcctcgtcaaCCTCCTCATTCTCTCATTGCTCGTCCGCAGTGTCTCGACGCTTCTGGCACTGCTAGTCGAAGATGCCGCTGCCGATGCTATACACCGCGCGGAGCTGCCTTCGCCGAATTCGAGCCTGATCGAGCAACGCCCCCAGATTATCCCGAAGATCATTCACCAAACCTACAAGAATGAGACCATCCCAGAAGTCTGGGTTGAAGCTCAACAGAGTTGCATTGATTTGCACCCGGATTATGAATATATTGTACGTTCGCAACCGCCAGTCTGTCTAATCCAAGGCTAACAGAGGTCATTAGCTGTGGACAGACGAGAAATCGCGCGACTTTATCGCCGCAGAATACCCTTGGTTCTTGGAAACATTTGATGGCTACAGTTATCCTATTCAGCGCGCGGATTCCATCCGATACTTCATTCTCGCGCACTTCGGTGGAACGTACATTGATCTCGACGACGTGAGTGGATACCGCCCGAGAGACCGTGGCATTTCGTTTCTAACACAGAACCAGGGCTGCAACCGTCGCTTGGATCCTCTCCTAGCTTATCCCGCGTGGGTGCGCCGCACCGCACCCACTGGTATCTCCAATGATGCTATGGGCTCAGTACCCCAGCATCCATTCTTCCTCCGTACGATCGAAGTTCTGCAGCAGTACGATCGCCATTGGCTCCTCCCATACATCACCGTTATGTACTCGACCGGACCACTGTTCCTGTCTGTCATCTGGAAAGAGTACATGCGCGATGGACCGAGTGAGGCTGGGCGCGTACGCATTCTCATGCAGGACGAGTACAACAAGTTTTCTTGGAGCTTCTTCACCCACCACCGGGGCAACAGCTGGCACGGCAAGGATGCGCACTTGATCTTCTGGGTAAGTGACCTCGTCTGGTATCGAAATTCCGAGGAATGCTAACGTCTCGCAGATGGGCCAACACTGGGTCTTCCTCACTGTGTGTGGCTTCCTCCTCGCCGGAGTCTTTGGATTCTGTCTCTGGTGGAGCTACGGACGCGTCATGCTGCTTGGAGCCAAGTACCGCTACCGCTACTCCAAGATTCCCAGCATCAGCCCGTCGCGGGTTTCGACGTCACCAACACGACGCTCGCGACTCTCAGTCCCGACCATCCTGCGACGTGTCAGCTtcaaagaagatgaagagtcAGGCGGGGTCACGGAGACCTCGTACGAATTTGGACGTCGCGATGACTAGAGATCTAGAGATTGGCTTCTCGACTCACAACTTAGCCATTTTACAGCCTTTGTATATGTCTGTAACGATACGGCCTCGGACTTGATTTGTGCATCAACATTTATTGTACAACTTTTGCTCTTTCTTTCTGTGTTTAGGAGCGCGTTTTGCATGGTGTCTCAATCCTGTGGCGGGATCCTGGATTGAATGTTCACCTGGAGCAATTGGGTTTGGCTTTTGGACATGTGCGCAGACCCTTCGTGTCTATGTCTTGGTTCTGTTTTCACTGTCCCCCAtctttttatttttaatATCGTCTATTGATTTGTAAACAAGTTAGACTTCGCTTCTCGGGAGACAGTGGAACCATAGACATGTCTTGCACTCGGATCAGATATCTCCGGGGAGAATTATGAACCAAAAACGTCTTTCGACCATTCCTTGAAATCTAACGTAGGAGAACTGGATCATCTTCTGTGCAGTAATGTCGCAAATTCCCCTGGGAATCTGATACATGGACCTCAAAACACCAATCCTGAAACCATAATTCCTCCCTCCAATGACAACAGCGTTCCTTGCAGGGCCATATCGACAAGCTTTCCAAACGGTTCTGTCGAGTGTGGAGCATAGGTCTTAATTAAAATCAGCATGCTACATGGTTTTGTTCTTTGGTTAGAAGTAAATAATTCATCTCATTGTTTGGCGTGCGTCCTTGGTATTGGCCACCATCATCCAACATACTTCAATTCACGAGCATTCTCCGCGTCTAGCCTACAATGTACATACTAGCAATCGGCTATCTTTCCTCCGCCTCTCCAATGTATGTCCCGGCGGCCTTGGACAATGCAAGCCCTTGTTTCCTGGTCCCTCTGCCTCTGACAGACATGTTCGAGGACTTATAAAGACGACCTGTTTGCTCTTCTTAGCACTGAATCCCGATCTTCTCTGCATCATCCATCAACAACTAATCATCCTTGACATTTGATCCCTGCGTTGCACTATAGTTACTCTGCATCTATCCACCACCTACAAAATGCACCTCCCAACCCTCCTCCTCTCTCTAACCCTAACTCTCACAATCCAAACAACTGCAACGCCACTCCCAATCTCACTCTTCGCCCGCGATGCAGCCCTGACAGAATCTCAACTCATTGCCATCGCCCCCTCATCCAAATCATGCACCGACGCCCCAGCGGAAGGGGAATGCGCCACCGCAAAACAAGCCGCCAAATTCACTTCCCAATCTTTCGACACATACAAAGTAACCTCGAAAGCTGAACAAGCGGCCGTTATCAGTCTGATGGCGTTTGAAAGTGGTGATTTCAAGTACAATAAGAATCACTTCCCTGGCGTTGCGGGGCAGGGCAGTATGTAACCCTCTCTCTTCCCTGCAACATCACATCCGGATCCATCTTGTATGCGGTTTCAACATACTAACCATGTTCTTCTTCAGCACGTAATATGCAATCCCCCTCCTTCAACAAACTATACGCCTCCTCCCTGCCCGCACTCAAAGACAAACTCCCCAGCGTCAGCAACAGTCCAGCTGATCTCCTCGATCTCCTGCGCAGTGACGGCGCTACGGACTTTGGTTCTGGTGCTTGGTTCCTTACTACGCAGTGCTCGAAGGAGGTGCGGAGCGCGCTTGCTGATGGTTCCGAGACGGGGTGGCAGCGGTTTATCTCGGATTGTGTGGGGACTTCTGTTACCGACGAGAGGAAGGAGTACTGGGAGAGGGCTGTTAAGGCTATTGGTGTTTAGATTATGGTTGGTCAGGGATTGGGATTTCGGGTCTATAATTGTGATGTTTTTAGATTCGCTCTGTTTGGTTCTTGGAGCTGGTTCTTCGACAGATTGTGGATTTCTGTGTTTGCCACTTTGGATACTTGATaattgattttgatgattGACGGAGTATGGGAATAGGGCTTGAATAGGACTTTAGTataacaaaacaaaaaaacattgAGAATCCGGATTGATTTATTTCATTTCTTTTTCATACGTCATAGCCAAATTGCACCGCTCTCTATTTCATACCATTGCAAAGTATACCACACTATACATCGATCTCATCTCATTCATAAAACTTTGAGTTATCCAAACACCCCCTTACAACACACCCTTTGTACTAACAACATCCCCCGCACCAACCTCACCCGCAACCCTCCGCTTACAAGCATTGCGAATAGCAACAGCAAGCGCCTTGAACGCACTCTCCGCGCGGTGGTGGTCGTTATCACCATAAGTGCAACCGACATGCAACGTCACACCCGCCGCCTGTGCAAAGCTCTGCAATCCATGCGTGATCATCTCGGTGCTCAAGTCGCCGATCTTCTCGCGTCGGAAGCCAAGGTTAATAACCGCCCAAGGTCGGCTGGACAGGTCAATCACCGCCCACGAAAGTGCCTCGTCGAGAGGCGCATCGCCACGACCGAACCGCTCGAGGGATTGTCGTGCGCCCAGTGCCAATGTGAAGGCTTCGCCGAGTGCAAGGAAGGTGTCTTCTGTTGTGTGGTGGTCGTCGACTGGAGGTGGTTAGCGCATTGGCAGGGGTATTGCTTATCATATGATAATGTGTTCAGGGAGAACTCACTGTACAAATCACCCTTCGCCCGAACTGCAAGACTCATTCCACCGTGCTTGGCGAGAGCGTGCAGCATGTGGTCTAGGAAGCCGATACCGGTGCTGATGGTGATCTGCTGCGTCGGGGTAAATTGGGTCGCGTGGCCGGCATCCTTGGGTGGTACAATGCCTTTCTTAGCGGCTTCGGCTTCTTTAGGGTCTGTTGGGATAGGGAAGTGGGTTGAAGGTTCGTAGGGTGGGAGGACGCCGCCGTCTAGGGAAAGGGagatttggattttggtcTCGTTAGTGGATCGCGAGATGGTCGCTGTGCGTGCGGCGAGGGACATTGTGAGATTAGGGGTTTGGTATATGTCGAATTGACTGAGAATTGCATCGGtgtttgtacggagtagatggtTGCTAAtcggggtttcttttttgtctgACTCGTCCGCGGGAGAATCATTGATCCGTACTTTTGGAATAAGGGTGCACTGGAGACCTAAGCTTAACAGATTTTAGGACATTGGCTAGTTCAGGTTCTAATTTTTTTAAACGTCCCTGATATCGGTCATCGTTTTCAATATTGCCATCAGAGTCTGAAATATACATCTTCCTTTTCGGCTTGTTTTCCATAGTTTATCGCCTTGCCGAACTCGGCTTCGATAAGAATCGACATCCACCTCGATTCCTTttccaacccagactggcCTCTTGTTCACCATAACTTACGACTGGACACATACATACCACCATGCCACCACCATCCAACCACAGGAGCGAGGTTGCACCCCCGGAGGAAATCACCTCGGTGGCCGCCCAAGGCTTCATGACCGGCGTGTTCCGGGTAAGCCACCGGACCTCCAATCCGTGAAGTCTCCTAGTGCACTCGCTAATATCCTCAAGTTTGGCTCCGTGTCTATCTTGGCCCATATGATTCTTGCCCTACCCCACCCCTTCGTCTTCTCCGCACCAAGTCCACCCGCGTATCCCGCAACACAACCCCGTCCGCGCCCATCCATCTTCTCCCGCAACTATCTCCGCTCACAACTCTACCATCGCCCTTTGGAGGGGTTTTCAAGCTGGATTTCCCCGGGATCCCGTATATATCGTGGTCTGACACCGCAGTTCAAGGTCTTCATACAAGTGGCAGCTATGACTCTGGGTGGTTGTATCTGGCAAGAAAAACGGGTGACGGAATATATCGAGCTGCTAAGACAGATGAAACGTGCAGAGCGACTGAAGGCTGAGAGGGCGGACGGGAATCGTTGGTAAGGAAGAGATTCAAGAGATATTGCCCGCTAGCTTTCTCGGCGATGCGAGGTCGGGACTTTGAGGCAGGGAAATTGGAAATTAGAACAACCTTCCACCACCAGACACCCTCTATTCGCCACTCGTTCAGAACACCTCCGGATGAGCCGAATCTCATTTCCCAGTTATTTCACACCTCTGCAAGGCCTCGCAGAATTGAGGTGCACACTCTGTAGCTGCTCCCGTCAATCACTGATCCCGAATGAACTTCGTCGCCGATGACGCCAGATTCCTGACGATACCCCCACTCCCCCTGATTACCCTGATCTATCATGATCTTCTTTCGCGTGGGCCCGAGAGAGATTATCCCTACGGAAGCAGCATCTGATGTGCCATAAACGCCGATCATCCTTCAAGGGTGGATCCCAGGTTTCAACCGATGATCCTATGTTGTTAATTGCAGTGTAGATCGTTCCAAGGGAGATGAATGATGGATAGGGCCCATTCGGTGTAATATATAGGCTCTAAGGTTGTTCTGGAATACAAAGAAGGGTCAAGGATCAGCACTATAGCCAAAGATACTAAAGAGTCCCATTTGGTTTCTAGAATCCCTGCGATCCTATAACGGCACTATCAGGTCTAGTGGAACGCCTCTTACGTGCTAATGTACTAGAGACATGCGAGAAGGCGCGAACGCATGTCTTGTTTTCACTTTTTGAGGGAGTAAATAAGCGATAGCCTCAAAGATCACCCAGTTGAAACGTTCAAGTAGGGCATGCGATTGAAAATTAAAATCAAAATAACTGACGAACTAGAAAAATACTCGTCGAAAAAAACCCAGCTGAAACGTCTGTTGATCGTTACAGTTGGAGACTGCATCCGTCAATTTCTCTTTAGTCTCCTTTTCCCTGTGGATTCATCTCGCTGCTTTCGTTCTACGCATTTGATCTTTCCTCTTATCTTCCCCTCTACCGATCTCACACCGGAAGACTGTATCACATTAGATCACTGAGTTGTTCGATATCACCTAACATTGTGGATTCTCCCCCTTCCGCAACCATCACCTCATCGCATTGTTGACTCCTTGTTCGTGTCTGGGGAAAGGATATCCTAGACAGAAGGAAGAATTTTCCTAATAGCACACGCCTATTGCTTCTCTCATGGCGCTGTGACAGTCTCCAGTATGCGCTACCTTCCCCTCATTCTTTCTCCGCTTCATTCTTCCTTCTCACGCTTTTAATattgccccccccccgtcATGACCTTTCAAACTGATAATTGATTGACCCAGTACCAACGACGTTGAGGTCGTCGATGAGATAAGCCTCCTTTCTCTGTAGACTTGCGCCACTACTCTTCCAACACCTTACGCAACTCCCCCTACTTCTGTACCACTAgtctcccccctcccccctccctcctCCCTCCCCCCTCCGAACCAGACATGGCTGAAATCATCGGTAAACGACAACGAAGAAAGAGCCTGGGCGTCTTCACTCCATCACTCACAACATCGACCTCAGTCCAGCCTCCAGTGCATGACCGAACACCCTCGGATGAAATCTTGAGCCTAGAGAAGAAGCCCCAACAAAATTCCGGCTTCTTTGGCCGGTCTTACAGTCCCAATGGAGGCTCCGATGGATCGAATAACCGCCGCCCTGGGACGGCAGGTTCCGACACTGCTGGCTGGCCAGCAGCCGTACCCGTTAATGAGACAACACCGCGCCCGCGGAGGAAGTCGCTGCACAAAAAGCGAGCCTCGGTCTTTGGATCTCTGAGATCATTGCACTCTTGGGAGGATGATGAACCTCTGAGTACCTCCGTGGGCTCGGCAGTAGACGAGCAGACCACGGCCACTCCACGGAATGGGACCTGGTCATCTGCAATCATCCACTACGGGGAAGTTCAGACGACCGGAGGCATGTGGAGGAAGAAAAGTCAATATTTGGTTCTCACAGATACCCATCTCATTCGCTTTAAGAACCAAAGCAAAGCCGCCGATGTTTTTGTTTCCATTCCCTCTTCTCACGCACGGGTTCCGGCTTCCCATCGCCAATCGATGTCTTCAGTCACTTCCCTGCCGGATGCGCAATTAATGGCGTCTGGAGACGCATCTGCTGGAATCCCATTAAACAGCATCATTGCGGTATACATGCTGGAGGATGCACGATTATCCCCATCGGTCGAAGTGGCATATCTCGATGAGCGCACACAAAAAGCCACAATGGTTCAGATGCAGACATCTGATCTGCAGGAACTGAACCTTTGGATGGTGGGCATTCGTCAAGCTGCCCAGATGGCTAGAGCAAATTTTCCAATGCCATTTAACAGGGGATCGATTGAGTATGTAACTCGTATGCTGGAACATGAGCGAGATTATGACCCAGAGGTGTTTCGCATGTTCCGAGTCATTCAAATCGCGTCCAGCAAGTCAGTCACCCGCTCTTCCTCTGATGACTTGGCCAAGCTGTCGCCCACGGGCTGCTATCTTGCCATTGGCGCACACAAGCTTCACATGCTGCCCATGCAGAAGACAATCAATCGATCGTCGGTCGTATCCCTGTCAGACTGGGAGGCTGGTACTTCATTTGGTCTGATGAATCTGACTGGTTTATCGATGGAGTACGGTGACGACAGTTTGCATCTGACCTTTAGAGTTCCTCTCAAGAAATCCTTCAATGTGTTCCTGGCCTCTGTTCATTCGGTTGAAGTCGCTTGCTGGATCCGACAACAAACTGAATATCTCCGTCCATTGTGGATCAGACAGCCGTACGAATTCGTTGTTCCAAAAGAATTgcacaatgacgacaactTCCTCCCTGTTGATTTAGATGAAGATTATGGATGCTTCGACCGAACGTTGGTCGCTTACTCCGCCAGTTATGACATCGATACATCAAATATTCGATACACAATCGACCAGGAATGTGAGGATGCTCCATGCTTCCGTCTTCTGAAGCCTGCTTCTCCCAAAACTCCGCGGTACAACGCTTTAGAACTCATTGCGGTCATGCGCACACTTCGCTACAATGAATTCTTCCGGTCAATCTCGTTCCGCGGGGTCAATCTTGATGCATTGCAGGGCCTTCGTGATACTCTTGGAGTAGATGCCGACGTTCATCTCGACCGAGGAGGCGCCTCCGTGCACATTCCAGGCCAGACGAATCTGACTGTTCTCTCGCAAGAAGTGCGAGCTTTAGCTCTGAAGAGCAAATGGCTGCGCCGACTCGACTTCTCTTACTGCCTTTCACGAGTACCGACCccaaccctcgacaaggGTACTCGTGATCCAGGCTGTGGTATTCCAGAGGCGATCTTCCCTGTGTGCCGCCGAGAATTGACCAGCGTGGATTGGGTGGTGCTCAACGGCATCAAGCTGGGTGAGTCCGATCTGGACTATCTCGTCGATGCGGCTTCGCAAAGGCGTAGTCATCTGCGAGCTCTGGAGGTCGGGGACTGTGGATTATCCGTGCATGACCTAGACCTTCTTCTTTCGACTATTGTCGCACAAGAATCAACACTTGAGGCAATCAACATCTCAGGCGTGCAGGGCCGATTGAACCCTAGTGTGATCCAGCAATATATTGGCTACTTCGGACAAATCCGCAAAATCAACTTATCTCGCATCTCACGGACGTCTGGCAGCGACCCGCTGATCACGGCCGAAATGCTGTTCAACTGGCGACTTGA
Proteins encoded:
- a CDS encoding MIPC synthase subunit (SurA), putative: MRRGLVIFLLVNLLILSLLVRSVSTLLALLVEDAAADAIHRAELPSPNSSLIEQRPQIIPKIIHQTYKNETIPEVWVEAQQSCIDLHPDYEYILWTDEKSRDFIAAEYPWFLETFDGYSYPIQRADSIRYFILAHFGGTYIDLDDGCNRRLDPLLAYPAWVRRTAPTGISNDAMGSVPQHPFFLRTIEVLQQYDRHWLLPYITVMYSTGPLFLSVIWKEYMRDGPSEAGRVRILMQDEYNKFSWSFFTHHRGNSWHGKDAHLIFWMGQHWVFLTVCGFLLAGVFGFCLWWSYGRVMLLGAKYRYRYSKIPSISPSRVSTSPTRRSRLSVPTILRRVSFKEDEESGGVTETSYEFGRRDD
- a CDS encoding Imidazoleglycerol-phosphate dehydratase, producing the protein MHLPTLLLSLTLTLTIQTTATPLPISLFARDAALTESQLIAIAPSSKSCTDAPAEGECATAKQAAKFTSQSFDTYKVTSKAEQAAVISLMAFESGDFKYNKNHFPGVAGQGTRNMQSPSFNKLYASSLPALKDKLPSVSNSPADLLDLLRSDGATDFGSGAWFLTTQCSKEVRSALADGSETGWQRFISDCVGTSVTDERKEYWERAVKAIGV
- a CDS encoding Imidazoleglycerol-phosphate dehydratase; translated protein: MSLAARTATISRSTNETKIQISLSLDGGVLPPYEPSTHFPIPTDPKEAEAAKKGIVPPKDAGHATQFTPTQQITISTGIGFLDHMLHALAKHGGMSLAVRAKGDLYIDDHHTTEDTFLALGEAFTLALGARQSLERFGRGDAPLDEALSWAVIDLSSRPWAVINLGFRREKIGDLSTEMITHGLQSFAQAAGVTLHVGCTYGDNDHHRAESAFKALAVAIRNACKRRVAGEVGAGDVVSTKGVL
- a CDS encoding Leucine-rich repeat, ribonuclease inhibitor subtype, whose amino-acid sequence is MPPPSNHRSEVAPPEEITSVAAQGFMTGVFRFGSVSILAHMILALPHPFVFSAPSPPAYPATQPRPRPSIFSRNYLRSQLYHRPLEGFSSWISPGSRIYRGLTPQFKVFIQVAAMTLGGCIWQEKRVTEYIELLRQMKRAERLKAERADGNRW
- a CDS encoding Leucine-rich repeat, ribonuclease inhibitor subtype, which encodes MAEIIGKRQRRKSLGVFTPSLTTSTSVQPPVHDRTPSDEILSLEKKPQQNSGFFGRSYSPNGGSDGSNNRRPGTAGSDTAGWPAAVPVNETTPRPRRKSLHKKRASVFGSLRSLHSWEDDEPLSTSVGSAVDEQTTATPRNGTWSSAIIHYGEVQTTGGMWRKKSQYLVLTDTHLIRFKNQSKAADVFVSIPSSHARVPASHRQSMSSVTSLPDAQLMASGDASAGIPLNSIIAVYMLEDARLSPSVEVAYLDERTQKATMVQMQTSDLQELNLWMVGIRQAAQMARANFPMPFNRGSIEYVTRMLEHERDYDPEVFRMFRVIQIASSKSVTRSSSDDLAKLSPTGCYLAIGAHKLHMLPMQKTINRSSVVSLSDWEAGTSFGLMNLTGLSMEYGDDSLHLTFRVPLKKSFNVFLASVHSVEVACWIRQQTEYLRPLWIRQPYEFVVPKELHNDDNFLPVDLDEDYGCFDRTLVAYSASYDIDTSNIRYTIDQECEDAPCFRLLKPASPKTPRYNALELIAVMRTLRYNEFFRSISFRGVNLDALQGLRDTLGVDADVHLDRGGASVHIPGQTNLTVLSQEVRALALKSKWLRRLDFSYCLSRVPTPTLDKGTRDPGCGIPEAIFPVCRRELTSVDWVVLNGIKLGESDLDYLVDAASQRRSHLRALEVGDCGLSVHDLDLLLSTIVAQESTLEAINISGVQGRLNPSVIQQYIGYFGQIRKINLSRISRTSGSDPLITAEMLFNWRLEELALSRTVLNRETVDAIATYLASDRSRNLRVLRLDQCGLTGEDVAMFMHSMSIEPDSPRSLHLHVNENHIDNGCSHVFNAIAKNQTPSHLSMRMIDFKKEDNFRELVDSLRKNSSLKFLDISKASLPYDASPETCRSLQVMLEDNETLEALDISGDNAHLDVARFGIGLNLALTGLKRNKSLKVLRIEHQKLGLQGANTLASVLEENDSLREVHCENNDMNLQSFTVLVNGLRCNHSLLTLSSMDRDRALSLDKVRREVDHVRWESGSSNQSSTASSVRRTLYAAMSVGQGGQGHRLSKVPPPSVASASEHSPTINPNVELVLQSLNERWDTEVSRLNRYLLRNYNIAHGIEEMDDDFDDDDDAASDGRPGTAASLGTMLDKLKFNVSVSADEIRSSPPDESPAVIRLSESSDTPSQFSSNIETTPIQPKRPSHNTRRPHTAAPTQSVPSGHSRLALPVPAVPPAVGKAESVRSGRSSSSNASIGTGSTRRAYGVASSTLRGFLSGTALRERRRADAARPSPVCVNNDKPPQLDWVPPKLDL